GAGGCAAACGGAAAGGAGGGCAGACGCAATTATATACAAACAAGGCGGCCGATTGGCCGCCTTGTGAAATAAAATATGAGGAGTGTCCCGAATTATTCCCATTTTACAAAAAATTGCCCCTATCGCTTGACTCCACCAGAGAATGCGGCAAGCTTAACTAATGTTGAAGCTTACTGCCAAACCTCTTGAAAACCTGGAGCCACTACCATGAAAGCCATCATGATACTCAGTATTGCCGTGCTGATGGCAGTCGCGCTGCCTGCGGCGGATGGCCTCTGCGACAGCGAGGCGAGACCTCTCCTCCAGTCACAGTCCAAGCCGGAGGAAGAACCGCGGCTGACCCGCACGGTTTTCCTGTCAGGGCTTAGCGATCCATGGGACCTGGCGTTCACTCCTGATGGGGCGCTGCTGTTCACCGAGAAGTGCCGCGGACTGTCGGTTCGCCGCACAGATGGCAGTATCCATCGATTGTTCGGCACAAAAGGTTCCTCCGTGGTTGCCGGGGATTTTTTCTGCCGGGGGCAGAGCGGCATGCACGGAGTAGCTGTTGATCCTGATTTCGTGCGCAACCGCTTCGTATATGTTTACATGCCGTCGAAGCTTGGCAGTCCGGCAACCAATCGGGTCATCCGCCTGACCGTCGACAGGGGATATTCAAAAGTGAGCAACCGCAGAGACATCGTGACCGATATTCCTTTCAAAAACAGCTTCAATCGCTGGGGCGGAGCGGGAGCGCATAGCGGCGGCCGCATCCGCTTCGGTCCATCCGACGGGTTCCTCTACGTCACCACCGGCGACAACCATAACGGACTGCTGCCCCAGGACCTGAAGCGCCTCGGGGGGAAGATTCTCCGCATCGACCGCAACGGTGCGGCCGCACCGGGCAACAAAACCCCGTCGGGCGGAGATCCGCGGATCTTTACCTACGGGCATCGCAACGTCCAGGGGATTGCCTTCCATCCCGGAACCGGCCGTCCCTATTCATGCGAGCATGGACCGGGGCGTGACGATGAAGTGACTCCGCTTTTCTCCGGAGGAAACGGCGGCTGGGATCCAAAACCAGAGCCGGGTGTCGACTGCGCAAGCAACTATTGCGGCTATGTCTCGAACAAGCGGGACGGCACGCCGACGCCAATGACCGACATCGGCAAGTTTCCCGATGCGATGCGACCTTCCTGGAACAACAACGGAATATCAGAAGGCATGTCCCCGTGCGTCTTTCTTAGCGGCGCGAAATGGAAAGCATGGGAGGGCCGCCTGGCGGTGGGATTCCTGCGCGGCCAGCGCATTGATATTCTGAAGCTGAACCAGGCCGGGGTGACGACTGGGATATTGAAAATGCCCGACATACCGTCTGAACGGATTCGAACCCTCGTCCTCGGTCCCGAACAGGCGCTTTTCGTCTCCACCGATGACGGTGAAATATGGCGGATAACCGCAAGTCCTTAGCTTTTGTTTCCGATTGAAAAGCGGGGGTAATTCCAAACCATTGGAGGCAAATTGGCTATGGACAGACAGGGATGCAACTGCAGCAAGGTGAAAAATGAAATGACCTGCAAGGCATGCGACAATGAAATGCCGCTATCCTTCTGGTGCGAGACCTGTCAGCTGCTGGTGCCTGAAAAGCGCTGCCCAAGCTGCGGGCTGAAGGCTAAAAGAGTTAGACGGCCCGACCATACGTGATCTGAATATCAAAATACTGCTATATTAAAGGGTGCAAGTGCCGCAAGTGCCGGGGTCAGGCTTGCCTTTCTGTTATTTTCAAGAGCAACTCACGCGCAACAGACACCTTTCGCCCGGTTCCTGCATCCTCAACCGCGGCCAGACGCCGGGCTGACCTGCCCAGAACGGTAATATCGCGCCCGAGATAACCACCCAACGCCGTCAGGGACAGCGCGGGTGTTTCAAGCACCAACAACGCGGCAAGCGCCCGCGCTTCACTGGCGGGGCGGTGCTTCCCCGGCGCTCTCAACTGGTCATCCGAAACTCCGTACACCTGACATACAGAGGCAATGACATCTTTCAGGGCGATTGCATGCACCACCGGCTCATCGCCCTTTGATAGCGCCTCTTCGACAAAAGTACCGTCACCCAGAATCCGTCCTTCGTGTGAACCGGAATGGAACTCGGAACGCCGCAGTTCGCCAATACCATCAAGCACAAACTGTTGATAGCGTATGCGGACATCCTCGCCCCCACCCAGGCATGCCAGCAGCCATTCCGTTGTCAGCCAGGGTATCTCTTCCTGGCCTGCATACGCGCGGTGGCTGCTCCAGAGATAGTCAGCCGGTTGTTTGACCATACCGGCTCGCACCGGATTAAGGTGGAGATAGCGTACCAGCTCAAGCAGATATGAATTAGCATCGATCAAGAGCGCTTTATAGCGCCCCTGGAAGAGATGACCGGTACGGGATTGGCTGTAGTTGATCCAGGCGGTGTAACGTTGGGATAGTTGCTGCATAATACGGGAAAGCGGTGTCGTGCCGGTCTGCACTATCAGATGGATATGGTTGGTCATCAGGCAGAATGCGTGGATACGGCAGCCGAACGTATCTATTGCTCGCTGCAAAAACAGGTAAAAACGGGAGCGGTCGCGGTCATTGAAGAAGACGGTCTGGCCTGCATTACCGCGCAGGATAACGTGGTAAACAGCGCCGGGATAATGGATACGAGGTTTGCGTGCCATGCAGGATATGTAGCAGCGAATAACAGAAAGTCAAGCCTGACCCTAAAGGAGTTCCGTAGAAGATCCATTACCCGAGAATTACAGGGACAGTTTACTTAACTCCATGGATTATTTTACGAACAGCATCCATCAACATCGGTAAATCGTCACGAATTGTGTTCCATACAATCTCCAGATCAACGCCGAAATATTCATGCGCCAGCAGATTGCGGAAATCCTTGACGTCCTGCCACGGTATCTCAGGATATTGGCGTTTCAACTCCTCTGACAGCTTGCCAACTGCCTCACCGATAATTTCGAACTCGCGAATTACCGCCGAGTAACGCATTCGGTCCTGAACAAACCCATCACACGTTATTCCCTTAACATACGACTGGATGGCTGCGCCGGATTCCAGAATATCTTGACAATAGAGGAGTTGCGGACGCTCAGACATAAATGATTTCCTTGGCTACTATCTCCCTCGCCAGCGGCTTCAAGGAACTCTCAATCCCCAGGTCTACCGTCTTGCCGAACTGCGCCTCGAGATAACGCCTGACACCAAGGAAATTCCCCAAGGACTTCTTTTCGGACATTATCTCTATGGCAATGTCGATATCAGAATCTTCACGAGCATCTCCACGGGCATAACTTCCGAAAAGACCGACGCTCACGACACCGAAACGCTGGGCCATTTCTTCTTTGTGCGTCTGCAAGAACGTGAGGATATCTTTTTTGCTTCTGACCATTCCATAACTCCCTAAACTTGCTAAACTGGAGTATACGTTTGCACTATCTAAAATGCAAGAAGGGCAGCCAATTGGCTGCCCTTCCTCATTCTACTTCAAATTCTTCTTTATACGCTCCACCGCTTCAATCACGTTTTCCCTGTGACCGAAGGCTGAGAGCCGGAAGAACCCTTCGCCGCTGGGGCCAAAGCCGGAGCCGGGGGTGCCGACCACGTTACATTCATTCAGCAGCTTGTCAAAGAAGTCCCAGCTGCTCATACCACCCGGGGTCTTGAGCCAGATGTAGGGGGCATCCACTCCGCCGTAGCAGGTGACGCCAACCTCTTTCAGGCCTTCACGGATGATCCGGGCGTTTTCCATGTAGTAATCGATAATTTCTTTAGTCTGCTTCCATCCCTCTTCGCTGTACACCGCCGCAGCAGCACGCTGGACCGGGTAGGAGGCGCCGTTGAACTTGGTGGTGGTGCGGCGCAGCCAGAGCTTGTTGAAGCTGTACTTCTCTCCGCTGGCAGTGGTGCCCATCACCTCTTCCGGTACAACTACCAGACCGCAACGCACGCCGGTAAAACCAGCAGTCTTGGAGAAGGAGCGAAACTCGATGGCGCACTTTTTGGCCCCTTCAATCTCATAGATCGAGTGGGGGATCTCAGGGTTGGTGATAAAGGCCTCATAGGCAGCATCAAAGAAGATGATGGCGTCGTTGGCATTGGCATAATCAATCCACTTCTTCAGCTCGGCCTTGCTGGCCACGGTGCCGGTGGGGTTGTTGGGGAAGCAAAGATAGATGATGTCCACCTTCTGAGTCGGCAGTGAGGGGATGAAGTTGTTGGCCTCGTTGCAGGGCAGGTAGACGATGTTCTGGTAGTAGCCCTTCTCATCGGCCTCGCCGGTGCGGCCGATCATGACGTTGGTGTCGTTATAGACCGGGTAGACCGGGTCGCCGATGGCAACCACGTTGTCCAGTGCAAAGATATCCAGGATGTTGGCGCAGTCGCACTTGGAGCCGTCAGAGATGAACATCTCTTCAGTCTTGAGATCAACCCCCAGTGGCTTGTAGGATTTCTCGATAATGGCATTGATCAACCAGTCATAGCCCTGCTCCGGGCCGTAGCCTGCAAACTGGTCGGTGGTGGCCAGATCATCCACTGCGGCATGAAACGCCTTCAGTACAGTCGGTGCCAGGGGGCGAGTTACGTCACCAATCCCTAGGCGGATAACCTTTGCACTTGGGTTGGCAGCGGTAAACTCACGTACACGACGGCCGATTTCAGGAAACAGGTAGCCAGCCTTCAACTTGAGGTAATTATCATTAATTTTTGCCATTACGGAACATCCTCCACTTGTGTTTTTATAAAGGAAATGCCGCATGGAGCGGCAAACAACTTGTCAATCATTCTAAACATATCAAACACAACAATTAATGAGACCTACAACCTTTAAAATTACAACCGCTAACAGCACTTTGTTTTGGGCGGGCACAACCGAAATAGAGCTCTTTAGTTGTTCTAGAGCGCCTAGCAACCACTACTGGAAAACCACATAGAGGACAAGGCCCTGTTTTCTCTCCATGCTCTGTTGGCCTTTCCATAGGATCCTTTTCACACATGGTAAAAACCTTATGATTTTGCCACTAAATCACTAATCAAGTTATAGAAAAACACCACAACTCCGAATCCAACAATCAAGAGCATAGCACCAACAAAAATCATGGAAATCAATGAGATAGCTGTACCAGCCTTATTAAAAAAGGCCAACAACCGAGGAAATTTTGAAGATATAAAGCCAACTATATAGCGACGTAAAATATAAACAACAGCTATAAAACCACCAGCAACAGCGAGAATTTCAATAAGTTGCTCAGGCTTCTTTGATATTAGCCTCATAGCAGACAATAAAATATGCTCAATCATTGACATTCTCTCGCTTAATCTTCTACTTCAGTCCCAGCACATCCTGCATATCGTACAGCCCCGGCTGCTTGCCCACAATCCACTTGGCTGCGCGGACAGAGCCACGGGAAAACATATCGCGGCTCATGGCACGGTGGGAGATCTCGATCCGCTCACCCATGCCGATGAAGTAGACGGTATGCTCACCCACGATGTCGCCACCCCGCACGGTCTGCATGCCGATCTCTTCCTTGGTCCGCTCGCCGCAGATCCCTTCGCGGTGATAGTTGGCCACCTGATTGTAGTCGCGGCCCAGCGCCTCAGCCACCACCTCGCCCATCCGCACGGCAGTGCCGCTGGGGGAGTCTTTCTTCTTGTTGTGGTGCAGTTCAACGATCTCCACATCAAAGTCATCGCCCAGGGTCTTGGCCAGATCCTTGAGCATCTTGAAGCAGACATTGACACCAACGGACATGTTGGGGGCCAGCACCGCCGGAATATCCTTGGCCAGTTCAGCAGCCAGGGCACGTTCTTCCGGGGTGAAACCGGTGGAGCCGATCACGATTGACTTCTTCTTCAGACCGCAGACCTCCAGGTTCTTGAGCGAGATCTTGGGGGTGGTGAAATCGATCAGGACATCACATCCCTCAACCACAGCGTTCAGATCGTCGGAGATGGCAACACCCAGCTGACCGCAACCGGCAATCAGACCGGCGTCCTGACCAATCTGGGGATGACCGGGACGCTCCAGGGCACCGGAGATGATGCAGCCTGCTTCAACCGCGGCAACGATAATTCTCTGTCCCATGCGGCCGGCGGCGCCGCAGACGGCAATCTTGATCATACTAAACCTCTTTACTCACCACAGAGGGCGCGAAGGAACACAGAGGAAATCAAAAACAGTTTCTTTAAGCTCTTGGGGAAAACATACAAAAACAATCTTTGTATTGGATTCTTTTTGGTCTCCGGTTCTCTCTGCGTCCTCTGCGGTAAAATAGAATTAAATCAGCTTGTACTCTTTCATAATGGCTTCCAGCTTCGCCTTATTGGCCGCGCTCATCGGAGCCAGCGGCAGGCGGACCTCATCGGAGCACTTGCCCATCAGCGCCAGGGCGGTCTTGACCGGCACCGGGTTGCTCTCAATAAACATGGCATTGCTGATCTTGAGCGTATCCAGATGCAGCTGACGGGCCTTTTCCAGATCACCGGCGTAGAAAGCATCGGTCAGATCGCCAATCGCCTTGGGCATGATGTTGGCAGTGACCGAGATGACCCCCTTGGCGCCGCAGGCCATCATCGGGAAGGTGATGAAGTCGTCACCGGAAAAGACATCAATCTGATCGCCGCAGAGGGCCATGACTTCAGAGGCCTGCTGCAATGAGCCGGTGGCCTCTTTGATGGCAACGATATTCTTGTGCCCGGCCAGGCGTGCCACCGTCTCCGGCAGCAGGTTGACACCGGTGCGGCCCGGCACGTTGTACAGAATCTGCGGGATCTCAACGGCATCGGCAATGGCGGTATAGTGAAGATACAGCCCTTCCTGGGTCGGCTTGTTGTAGTAGGGGGTTACCAGCAGCACCCCGGCCACACCGATCTCTTTGGCCTCGCGGGTCAGATGGATAGCCTCGGCAGTTGAGTTGGAACCGGTACCTGCGATGACCGGTACGCGCCCTTTGGCCTGGTCAAATACGATCTTGATGACGTTCAGATGTTCTTCATTATCCAGAGTGGACGATTCACCGGTTGTCCCGCAGGCCACGATGGCATCGGTACCGTTCTCGATCTGAAAATCCACCAATTCACGCAGCTTCTTCTCGTCAACCGCACCGTTATTGAATGGGGTTACGATAGCTACAATGCTTCCCTTGAACATGACTGCCTCCCCTGACGTAAATAGAAAACCAAGCTACTGACATTATTTCAGTATATTCAAAATCACGCAAAATCATTGTTTCGTTTGCTTATCAGCTGGCAAGCCAGCTGATAACAGGCCTCCACATGCTGATTACCGATATAGCGCATTATACTGATGCTGATGGCGGCGGCAGTCGCCTGCCCCACCAGCGGCACAAAACGAGCCACACTTTTGATCCCCACCCGCGCCCCCATTTTAGTCACCAGTGAGGTTACCAGACTGGTGGTAACCGCCTTGCCAATCAAGCGGGAACCCAGGCGTTTGGCCAGATCAAAGGCCATAATCTTCAGTTCCGAGCTCAGCTCTTCCACCTGTTCCGGTGAAAGGCCGAAACGGGCATTGATCCGGGGCAGCAACTGCATCAGCATCCCCACATCCGCCACCAGATCGCTACCGGGCAACGGCACCAGTACCGCAGCCCCGGAAACCAGTGCTCGCCTGGTGACCATCGCGCGACAGTCGTTACGGGCCTGATTAATTTCATCCAGCGTGGCTACGGCCAGGTCAAGGCTCATGCCCTTCCTCACAGACTGATTACAGAAACGAGGTGCTCCACCCATGTACCGCTGCAGATTCGCCTGACAGCGAACCAAAAACAGCCTTAACATCAGCTAATACGTTGAAAACGGTACTATATAGAAAAAGTGGAATTTTTTAACACAGCCCCCGTCAAAAGTCAAAACGTGTTTATACGGTTGATAAAGGCGATCAACAGACCGTAATGAAAGTGATTGAAGGGGAAGCTGATCCGGGGCAGCAGCGCCAGCTCCGGCTCATCATCCTCAACCAGCAGCGGCTCACAACTGACGATCCGGCCGCCCGGCAGGATCAGCTCGGGGAACTCCTGCTCCAGCATGTCGAGCTGCTCAGGCAGCAGCTCCCTGGTAAGGCGCACAATGATCCGGTCGTCATAAAAACGGATGGAGTGATAGTTTTTGTAAAATGTCTCGATGACCGCGGCAGCCTCGCGTTCATCCTTGGTAATGGTGAAGATCGAAAAATCCTCGCCGGAGATCAGCCCCTTGGCCAGCAGCTGTTCCTTGACAAACTCAAAGAACTGTTCCCAGAAACCATCTTCATCATCCACCAGCACCAGCGGCTTGGGAGAGGTCTTGCCGGTCTGCACCAGGGTAAAGACCTCCATCGCCTCATCCAGGGTACCGAAGCCGCCGGGAAAAACCGCCACCGCATCGGCCTCTTTCACAAAGGCCACCTTACGATTGAAGAAATATTTGTAGGTGACCAGCCGGGGATTGTTGTGCATGACCGGGTTGGCACTCTGCTCAAACGGCAGCTTGATGTTGACGGCAAAGGAGTTCTCGCTGCCGGCTCCCTCGTTGCCGGCCTGCATGATACCGGGACCGCCGCCGGTAATGGTCATCCAGCCCTGTTCCGCCAGCAGGCGGCTGAAGCGGATGCAGGTCTGGTAGATCGGCTCGTCAGGCCGGGTACGGGCAGAACCGAAAATGGTGACCTTTTTACGCTCACGGTAGGGACCAAAGACCCGGGTGGTGTAACGCATCTCCCGCAGGGTGCGGTTGATCAGCTTCAGGTCCGGCATGTAACTGGTTTCCTGACCGATTTTGAGCGAGGAAATAATCAGCTCCCGCACCAGATGCGGGTGTACCACCCCGCCTGCTGCGCTGATCAGCCGGTCAAGCAGCCGGTCAACCTCTTCGTTCGTATGGGAAAAACTTAACTCCATAGCACCCCCGGCATGGCGTTCAAACCGTGCAAATAGTCGCGTACCCTAGCACAGTTACAGCTAACTGTAAACCGCCGGCCTCGGGAATCACAGCTTGATTTTATCTGAAGCGCTAGTGTAGTATGCAACCTCTTTTGACAACCATTTATCGATACAGACAAGGAGTCCCGCACCATGCTTGACGTCATACGTAAAAAGAAGGAATCGGTCGTCATCAAGGCCGTTTTCGTGATCATTGTGTTGTCATTTATCGGCACCATTTTCCTGGTCTGGGGCAAGGGTGACGAAGGGATGGGCAGGAGCGCCGGCTATGCCGCCAAGGTTGACCGCACCACCATCTCGCTTGAGGCCTACCAGAACGCCTACCAGAACATGGCTGAAACCTACCGCCAGATCTTTGGCGCCAACTTCACCCCGGAGTTGGAAAAACAACTCAACCTTCGCCAACAGGCCATTGACCGCCTGATTGACAGCACCCTGATCATAAAAGCCGCCAAGAGCCAGGGGGTATCAGTCAGCAAGGAAGAAATCTCCGCTGCCATCGCCGGCATGTCGGCCTTCCAGCAGAACGGCAGCTTTGATTTCGGGCTCTACCAGCAGATGCTGAAAGCGAACCGGATCACCCCGGATGCCTTTGAAGAATCCAAAAAGCGTGAACTGCTGATTGAAAAGACCCGCAAGGCTGTGATGGACAAGGTCGTGATCAGCGATGACGAGGCCTTGAAGCAGTTCCACAAGGAACAGGACAAGCTGGAGTTGAGCTACGCTTCATTCAGTGCTGCCGATGTCAGTGCCGAAGTAAAACTTGGCGACGCCGACCTGCAGGACTACCTGACCAAAAACGCCGAGAAGTTCAAGAGCCCGGAGAAAATTGCCCTGTCCTGGTTCGTGCTGGAAAACAGCGGCCAAAGCCATGTGCAGGCGGTAACGGCTGAAGAGCAGGAGAGCTTCTACCGCAAAAACATGGATCGCTATGTTGACAAGGACAATGCCCCGCTCCCCTATGAGCAGGTAAAAGAGCGGGTCAAGGCCGATGCACAGCGCCAGAAAGCAGCCAAGGCCCTCTATGAAAAGGCTGCCGACACCCTGTTCCAGAACATCAAGTCCGGCGACCTTGGCTTGGTGGCAGCCAAGCTGGGCGCAAAAACCCAGGACACCCCGCTTTTCAGTGCAAACGCAGCTCCGGCCGCTCTGGCCGGTGAGACTGCCCTGCTGAAAAAGGCCTTTGAGTTGAAGCAAGGCGAGCTGGGCGGCCCGGTGGAGACAGCAAAAGGGATTTACATCTTCAAGGTCAAGGAGAAGAAGGCTGCCGAACTGCCCCCCCTGGCCCAGGTCCGCACCACGGTCGAACAGCAACTGCGCGCCCTGAAGGCAGCGGAGCTGGCAAAGCAGAAGGCGGTTGAGGCGCAGAAACAGCTGGCAGGCAACGGCGCCGGGCTGAAGCTGCAGGCGACCCCGGCCTTCGGCTACAATTCCAAAGGTGATCTGCCCGGCATCGGCAACTCAAAACCGTTGATGGAGAAGGTCTTTGAATTGACAACAGCCGGCGCAACACCGTCTGAACCGATGCTGGTGGGCAATCGCTGGTATGCGGTACGGCTGAAGCAACGCAACGCTGCTCCCCAGGCGGACTTTGCTCCCCGCAAGGATGAAGTCAAACGGCAGCTTCTGCCGGCAAAACAGGAAGAGGCGCTGCGTGCCTGGCTGAAGGAGCTGCGCAGCAAGGCCAAGATCGTGTACAATCCGGCACTTACCGCCGCTAATCAGTAACGTTGAAAACAAAGGAGAGCTGACATGTCCCAGCCTGTTAAACAAACCGATTTCCCCGGCCTGAAACTGGTCAACCGCGGCAAGGTACGGGATATTTACGACCTGGGTGATGCCCTGCTGATGGTCACATCGGACCGGATCTCGGCCTTTGACGTGATCATGAACGAGCCGATCCCGGACAAGGGCAAGGTACTGACCCAGATTTCAAAATTCTGGTTCAGCCAGATGGAGGATATCATCCCGAACCACATCATCTCCACCGATGTGGCTGACTACCCGGCTGCCTGCCAGCCGTACGCCGAGGTGCTGGCCGGACGTTCCATGCTGGTCAAGAAGGCTGAGCCGCTGGCAGCCGAGTGTATCGTACGGGGCTATGTCTCCGGTTCCGGCTGGAAGGATTACAAGGCCACCGGTTCCATCTGCGGCATCAAACTGCCTGAAGGCCTGAAGGAATCCGACCGCCTGGCTGAGCCGATCTTCACCCCCTCCACCAAGGCCGAACTGGGAACCCATGATGAGAACATCAGCTTTGACGAGATGGTCAAGGTATGCGGCAAAGAACTGGCCGAGCAGGCCCGCGAGGCGACCATCAGGATCTACTGCCGTGCCCGGGAGATTGCCGACCAGAAGGGAATCATCATTGCCGACACCAAGTTTGAATTTGGCGTCTATGAAGGCAAGCTGATCATCATCGACGAATGCCTGACCCCCGACTCCAGCCGTTTCTGGCCCAAGGATCAGTACCAGCCGGGCGGTCCTCAGCCCAGCTTTGACAAGCAGTTCCTGCGGGATTACCTGGAAACCCTGGATTGGGGCAAGACCGCACCGGCACCGCCGCTACCGGAGGAAATCGTGACCAAGACCGGCGAAAAGTACAAGGAAGCACTGTTTAAACTGGCGGGCATAACCGTCTAAAAAAGCAGTTTCCGGAGCAATGAGACAAGGGGGTGACTGCCAATCACCCCCTCTTTTTTTAATGAAACGAAAAGTATTACTACCCCGGCTACACTCCCCGCAAAACCTGCCGCCATCACGCCTTGACACATTTAATCAATCGTTTAACTAATTGAAATAACTAAATTATTAAATAATTATAAGTTGACACGCCCTCAAAAAGGTCGATAAACAGCAGTACAATAATTCATTAACCACTAACATTCATTTCCATCCAAATTCTTTGCAGCACCACCACTCAGCTTTCGCTACGAACTGTCCGGACTGTGGGGCGAACCGAAAGGAGTACTACCAGAAAACCCCGGAAGAACCCGTTGGAAAGAGTTTGAGCAACTGTTTGAGCAGTAGCGCAACACACACCCTGAGGTAACCACGCAAAGGAGAAGAGAAGATGAAGAGACTGTTTACCCTGATTGCCGTTGCCGGTAGTTTGGCAGTAACAGCAATTGCCTCCGCAGACACCCTGACACTGACCACTGACAAGCCCTGTTACACCCGTGGTCAACAGGTAAAGTTCACCGCTGTCTACAAAAAAAGTGACGGCAGCGCAATCACCTCTCCCAGCAAACGTGAACTCCGCCTGCGTGACAAGGCAAACGGCAACACCCTGGCTACGGTCAGCATGACCAATGCCGGCAGCGGCACTTATACCTACAACTATACCCTGTCTTCATCAGCAGTATACGGCACCTATGAAACCCGTCTCGACTTCATTTACAACAACGTTGAAACCAAGATCTACTTCAACCAGCCTGTCGTAGCTTCCAGTTGTACAACCACTCCGCCTCCGCCTCCGGTCAACAACCACGCCGGTCTGACCTACACCGGCACCACCATGTGCCTGCAGTGCCACACCAAACAGGCCACCGATCTGGCCGGTTCGGTCCACTACAAGTGGGAGACCCCCTACGCTGCCATCAGCAACAAGCCGGGGGTAACCGGCGGTAAACTGAACACCGCCGTCAACGCCTAC
Above is a window of Trichlorobacter lovleyi SZ DNA encoding:
- a CDS encoding LL-diaminopimelate aminotransferase yields the protein MAKINDNYLKLKAGYLFPEIGRRVREFTAANPSAKVIRLGIGDVTRPLAPTVLKAFHAAVDDLATTDQFAGYGPEQGYDWLINAIIEKSYKPLGVDLKTEEMFISDGSKCDCANILDIFALDNVVAIGDPVYPVYNDTNVMIGRTGEADEKGYYQNIVYLPCNEANNFIPSLPTQKVDIIYLCFPNNPTGTVASKAELKKWIDYANANDAIIFFDAAYEAFITNPEIPHSIYEIEGAKKCAIEFRSFSKTAGFTGVRCGLVVVPEEVMGTTASGEKYSFNKLWLRRTTTKFNGASYPVQRAAAAVYSEEGWKQTKEIIDYYMENARIIREGLKEVGVTCYGGVDAPYIWLKTPGGMSSWDFFDKLLNECNVVGTPGSGFGPSGEGFFRLSAFGHRENVIEAVERIKKNLK
- a CDS encoding PQQ-dependent sugar dehydrogenase; this translates as MKAIMILSIAVLMAVALPAADGLCDSEARPLLQSQSKPEEEPRLTRTVFLSGLSDPWDLAFTPDGALLFTEKCRGLSVRRTDGSIHRLFGTKGSSVVAGDFFCRGQSGMHGVAVDPDFVRNRFVYVYMPSKLGSPATNRVIRLTVDRGYSKVSNRRDIVTDIPFKNSFNRWGGAGAHSGGRIRFGPSDGFLYVTTGDNHNGLLPQDLKRLGGKILRIDRNGAAAPGNKTPSGGDPRIFTYGHRNVQGIAFHPGTGRPYSCEHGPGRDDEVTPLFSGGNGGWDPKPEPGVDCASNYCGYVSNKRDGTPTPMTDIGKFPDAMRPSWNNNGISEGMSPCVFLSGAKWKAWEGRLAVGFLRGQRIDILKLNQAGVTTGILKMPDIPSERIRTLVLGPEQALFVSTDDGEIWRITASP
- a CDS encoding sideroflexin family transporter, encoding MSLDLAVATLDEINQARNDCRAMVTRRALVSGAAVLVPLPGSDLVADVGMLMQLLPRINARFGLSPEQVEELSSELKIMAFDLAKRLGSRLIGKAVTTSLVTSLVTKMGARVGIKSVARFVPLVGQATAAAISISIMRYIGNQHVEACYQLACQLISKRNNDFA
- a CDS encoding HepT-like ribonuclease domain-containing protein, whose translation is MSERPQLLYCQDILESGAAIQSYVKGITCDGFVQDRMRYSAVIREFEIIGEAVGKLSEELKRQYPEIPWQDVKDFRNLLAHEYFGVDLEIVWNTIRDDLPMLMDAVRKIIHGVK
- a CDS encoding nucleotidyltransferase family protein: MVRSKKDILTFLQTHKEEMAQRFGVVSVGLFGSYARGDAREDSDIDIAIEIMSEKKSLGNFLGVRRYLEAQFGKTVDLGIESSLKPLAREIVAKEIIYV
- the dapB gene encoding 4-hydroxy-tetrahydrodipicolinate reductase, whose translation is MIKIAVCGAAGRMGQRIIVAAVEAGCIISGALERPGHPQIGQDAGLIAGCGQLGVAISDDLNAVVEGCDVLIDFTTPKISLKNLEVCGLKKKSIVIGSTGFTPEERALAAELAKDIPAVLAPNMSVGVNVCFKMLKDLAKTLGDDFDVEIVELHHNKKKDSPSGTAVRMGEVVAEALGRDYNQVANYHREGICGERTKEEIGMQTVRGGDIVGEHTVYFIGMGERIEISHRAMSRDMFSRGSVRAAKWIVGKQPGLYDMQDVLGLK
- the dapA gene encoding 4-hydroxy-tetrahydrodipicolinate synthase, which translates into the protein MFKGSIVAIVTPFNNGAVDEKKLRELVDFQIENGTDAIVACGTTGESSTLDNEEHLNVIKIVFDQAKGRVPVIAGTGSNSTAEAIHLTREAKEIGVAGVLLVTPYYNKPTQEGLYLHYTAIADAVEIPQILYNVPGRTGVNLLPETVARLAGHKNIVAIKEATGSLQQASEVMALCGDQIDVFSGDDFITFPMMACGAKGVISVTANIMPKAIGDLTDAFYAGDLEKARQLHLDTLKISNAMFIESNPVPVKTALALMGKCSDEVRLPLAPMSAANKAKLEAIMKEYKLI
- a CDS encoding transposase, which translates into the protein MARKPRIHYPGAVYHVILRGNAGQTVFFNDRDRSRFYLFLQRAIDTFGCRIHAFCLMTNHIHLIVQTGTTPLSRIMQQLSQRYTAWINYSQSRTGHLFQGRYKALLIDANSYLLELVRYLHLNPVRAGMVKQPADYLWSSHRAYAGQEEIPWLTTEWLLACLGGGEDVRIRYQQFVLDGIGELRRSEFHSGSHEGRILGDGTFVEEALSKGDEPVVHAIALKDVIASVCQVYGVSDDQLRAPGKHRPASEARALAALLVLETPALSLTALGGYLGRDITVLGRSARRLAAVEDAGTGRKVSVARELLLKITERQA
- a CDS encoding LOG family protein codes for the protein MELSFSHTNEEVDRLLDRLISAAGGVVHPHLVRELIISSLKIGQETSYMPDLKLINRTLREMRYTTRVFGPYRERKKVTIFGSARTRPDEPIYQTCIRFSRLLAEQGWMTITGGGPGIMQAGNEGAGSENSFAVNIKLPFEQSANPVMHNNPRLVTYKYFFNRKVAFVKEADAVAVFPGGFGTLDEAMEVFTLVQTGKTSPKPLVLVDDEDGFWEQFFEFVKEQLLAKGLISGEDFSIFTITKDEREAAAVIETFYKNYHSIRFYDDRIIVRLTRELLPEQLDMLEQEFPELILPGGRIVSCEPLLVEDDEPELALLPRISFPFNHFHYGLLIAFINRINTF